In Victivallis sp. Marseille-Q1083, the genomic stretch GTTTGTCCGATTTGAGTTATTTCTATTTCGTCCACTCGTATTATGTGGCGCCGGCCGATCCGGAGTGGACGCTGGGCAGTTGTGAATATATTCTGGATTTCCCGGCGGTCATCGGCCGGGGCAGAGTCGGCGCGACGCAGTTTCATCCCGAAAAAAGTCAGACGGCCGGTTTGACGCTGCTGAAGAATTTTGTCCGTCTGGCCGGACAGGACGGCGAAGCATGACTGGCGCGCAGCGAAAACGGTTGTTGCAGGTTCGGGAGCGGCTGGAAGCGCAATACGGAGTGCGGGAGTGCCCGCTGGAGCACCGTTCGCCGTTTCAACTGCTGGTCGCGGTGGTGTTGTCGGCGCAATGCAAGGATGACCGGGTGAATCTGGTCACCAAAGAGTTGTTCCGGGTGGCGCCGGATGCCGAACGGTTTGCCGAACTGCCGGTCGAAGAACTGGAGCGGCTGATCCATTCGGTCGGCCTGTACCGGGCCAAAGCGGCCAACCTGCATGCCGCCAGCGTAAAATTGGTGCGGGAGTTCCATGGCGAAGTGCCGCGGACGATGGCGGAATTGACAGCTTTGCCGGGTGTCGGGCGCAAAAGCGCCAATGTTATCCTGGGCAACGCTTTCGGGCTGCCCGGTTTTCCGGTGGATACCCATGTGAAACGGGTGTTGAACCGGTTGGGCGTGGTTGCCTGCGACGTGCCGGAAAAGATCGAGGCGGAGGTCAATGCGGTGGTGCCGCCGGAATACTGGAAAGATTTTTCCCATCAATTGATTACCCTGGGACGGCAGATCTGCGATGCGCGCAAACCGAAGTGCGCCGACTGTTTTCTGAATGATCTGTGTCCGGCGCGGAGAACCGGAGCTTGATTGCCGGACAGGCAACGCGTATCGCCCTGGGGTGGGACCGGCCGTGGCTGGAATCCGCGGTCGACCGGCTGGCGGAGCTGAACCGTTGCCGGTTTCCGGCCGACCTGGGGGATTGCTGGGTGGTGATGCCGACGGCGGAAGCCGGCCGGTTGCTGCGGGAGGCGCTGGCGCTCCGTTTTGCCGATCTCGGCGGGGTGACTTCCCTGCGTGTGACGCTGCCGGAAATGCTGTTGCAGCCGGAAGGAGCAGTGGCCGACTCGGCTACGGTGCTGATCCGCTGGGTGGAGCTTTTGCGCTCCCTGCCGTCGGGGGCCTGCCCGAATCTTTTCAAGAACGATTTACTGCGCCGCTATGGCCGGGAAGATGGCTGGCTGCTCGGCATCGCCCGGCAATTTCAACAGTGCCGGCTGGAGTTGGCCGGCGAAGCGCTGAATCTGGAAGAGGTCTGTCGCCGTTTTGACCGCTATTGCCGGGAGCGTCCTTCCGAAGGCAGTTTGGATTGCCTGGCCCGGTTTCAGGAGCTGTGGGAGCTGGAGCGGCAATTGCTCGCCGGTTTCGAGCGGGTGGCGGAGCCGGCGGCGGCCCGCCTGGAAGCGATCCGGCGGCCGGTAGTGCCGGAAGGCGTTCGAAAAGTGATTTTCATCGGTTGTCCGGATTTGCCGGCCGGCGTTTTGCAGGCGGCGGCGCATTTGCCGGTGCCGGTGGAGGTTTGGATCGGGGCGCCGGCGGCGGAGCTGAGTCGTTTCGACGACTGGGGGCGGCCGCGGCAGGAGTGGCTGGCGCAGCCGCTCGAATTGGATTGCCGGACGCGGGTGCGCCGTTTCGGCCGGCCGGAAGAACAGGCGGCCAAGCTGGCCGATCTGCTGGCCAATCCGGAATACCGGCCGTCGGCCATTGGCGTGCTGGATGAGGAAGTGGCCGAGTCACTGGTGGAAAAATTGCAGTACCAGCAGCCGGAGCTGCCGGTTTATGCGCCGCAAAGCCGCAAGTTGTCGGCATTGCCGTGGACCCGGCTGCTGCTGGATTTGCTGGCATTGGCGGAGGACCCGGTGCGTTTCGAGTTGATCGCCCGGCTGGCGCGCAACGCGCTGGTGCAGGATTTCGCGCTGACCGTCGGGTTGGTCGATGATTGGCCGGGCGTGTTGATCAGGCTGGATCAATTGGAGAGCGAACACCTCCTGGCCGACTGGGCGGAATTGCGGGACATTGTGCAGTATGAAACCGCCCGGACGGCGCCGCCGCCGGCCCTGGCGGAGCTGGCCGATTGGCTGGAGCGGTTGGCCGTCTGGCGGCGGCGGTTGCGTCAAACGCCGGACTTGTTGCGCAACGCCTTTGAAATTCTGGCTGAAATCGGCCGCAACAACTCTTATGCGGAACTGGATCTGGAATTGAGCGCCGTCGAATTGGCGCAGTTGCAGCGTTTGGTGGTGGAAGCGGCCAATGCCGCCAGGGAGCGGCCGCAAATGGCGAAAACACTGTTGACTGACGAATGCAATCACACTGAAATTTCCATTCGGGCGGATGTCGAAGCGGCGATTGATCTGGTGGGCTTTCTGGAGCTGCCGTGGCGGCCGGACCGGGAACTGGTGGTTGCCGGCTTCAATGAGGAAAACTTTCATTACCGCCGGGCGTCGGACGCTTTGCTGCCGGAACGGACCCGGGAACTGCTGGGGATGACGACGGATAAAATGCGTTATGCGGCCGACGTGTTCCGGCTGAAAGCGCTGCTGGAAAGCCGCCGGCTGACGATCCTGTATGGCAAGGCGTCGTTGAACGGCGATGTCCTGCGGCCCGGCCGGCTGCTGATGCAGTGCGGTCCCGCTTTGCTGCCGGACCGGATCCGGCTGTTGTTTTCCGGTGCGCTGGACGAATCACCGGTCCAGCCGGTGCGGTTGGCCGGCGCCGGCGGTTTTCCGCCCTATATGCCGCGGCGGGTCGGCTTGTTGAACCGGCATTTGAGCGTCACGGCGTTTCAGTCGTATTTGAATTGTCCGTTCCAGTTTTATTTGAACAATGTGTTGCGCATCCGTGAGTTGAACGACCGCAGCATCGAACTGGACCACATGCAGTTCGGCAACCTGCTGCATGAAGTGCTGCGGCGGCTGGGCGACGGTCTGGAACCGAGCGGCGATCCGGCGGTGGTGGATGCCTTTTGCCAGCGGGAGCTGGAGAAGGTGGTCCGGCACCGGCTCAACGGCGGCCGGCGGGGCATCGTTCGCCTGCAATGCGGCATCATGGCACAGAATCTGCACTATTTTGCCGCCGTTCAAGCGCAGGAATATGACGCCGGCTGGCGGATTCGGGCGGTGGAGCTGCCGTTCAGTTTCCGTTGGGATCAACTGTACAGCCGGGTCTTTCCGGCGGCCGGGAAATCGGCATGGCGGTCGGCGATCACGCTGGATGGCCGGCTGGACCGGTTGGACTGGCGGCGGTCGGAGCAGGGAATCGAGGAATGGCGGCTCATCGATTACAAGACCGGCAGCGCCGGCAGCAGTCCGGCTGAGAAGCATGTGATTTCAGCGGCGGCCGCCTGGGGAGACGAGGAGAAGGAAGCGCGTTACGCTTTCGAGAAAAGCAGCGGCAGCCGGAGCGCGGCCGGTTATTGGGCCGATCTGCAACTGCCGCTCTATCTGCTGATCGCCAAATACATTCTGGCCGATGAGTTTGCCATGGCGCCGGATGCGGTCTTTTCGGCCGCTTATTTCAATTTGCCGCTGGCTTTTACCGATACCCGGCTGGCGGTTTTCGATGAGCTGGAACGACCGGAGGTGTTGCAGAATGCGGTACGGTGCGCCGATTGGGTGTTGCGGCGGATTTTCGTCGAAGCGGTATTCTGGCCGCCGCGGCAGCTCAACGGCCGTTTTGACCGGCGTTGCGAATTGATCGGCAGCACGTCGGAAGCCGATTACATCGCTTTGGAACAAATTCCGTGGCATCCGGAGGAGGCGGCCGATGAACCAGCCCTTTAAAGAATTCCGTTCGCTGGCGATCGACGCTTCGGCCGGTTGCGGCAAGACGGAGATGCTCGGTGTCCGGTTGGTCGGCATGCTGCTGGCCGATCCGGAACAGTTGCCGTCGATCGTGACGATGACCTTCACCCGGGCGGCGGCGGCGGAAATTCTCGAACGTCTGCTGGAACTGCTGTACGGCGCGGCGTTGGACGAAAAGCGGTTGTTGCAGTTGAAGCGGCAACTGGCGGCGATGGATGGCGGCGCTTCCCGGGATGAGCTGACTGCGGAAATGGCCCGCTTGCTGCTGCAGAAGGTGGTCGGCGCCCTGAATGAATTGAAAATCAGCACCCTGGACAGCTTTATGGCCGGTATCGTTCAGGTGTTTCCGATGGAATTGGGCTTGCCCGGCGAAGTCTCGATGCTCAGTGAAGCCGAAAGCCGGAGCATTCAGGAGCAGTTGTTGCGGCGGCTGTTCAACGACGAAGTGGACCTGGACAGCGATGACGACTTCATCGAATTGTGCAAAGAGGCTTCGTTCGGCAACGAGGACAAGGTGATTTTCGCCAGCTGCAATGAACTGGTCGGTCGCACGATGAAATTCTTCGGCCGGCGCGACGAGGATTCGGTCTGGCGTCATTGGAGCCGTTTCGAGCCGACTTCGGCTGAAGCGTTGGAGCAGGCCTGGCGGACTTGCCGGGATTTTGCCGACTGGCCGCCGCGTTATTTTGGCGGCCCGCTGGAAGCGGCTTTGCTGGCCTGCCGCCGGGCCGGCCGGGAAACCAAATTTTCCCGGGAAACCAAAACTGTCATGCGCGCTTTTTTCCGGGTCTGGGACGATTTTTTAACCGGCGGGGCCAAGCCGGAAGGCTTCGCCCAGAAATATCTCTATCCGCCGGAATTGCGCCAGGCGATTGAAGCGTTGTTCGGACATGGCCGTGACATTCTGCTCTATCAGGCCGGCCGGCGGACGGAGGGCATGCAGAAGTTGCTGCAGCGCTATACCCGGCTTTATCGCCGGGAGGTGCTGGAAAAAGGCCGGATGGCTTTCGAGGACCTGCCGCGGCTGCTGACCGACGACGGCAACGAATGGCGTTATGATATCGATTACCGTCTGAACGCCCGTTTGAAACACTATCTGGTCGATGAATTTCAGGATACCAGCCGGGAACAGTGGCAGGTGTTGCAGTCGATCATCGACGATGTTCACGACGGGGAACACAGCCTGTTTCTGGTTGGCGATGTCAAGCAGGCCATCTACGGTTGGCGCTCCGGAGACAGCAGGTTGATGAATGAGGTGATCGCCGCATTGCAGTTGGAACAGGATGAGTTGCGTCGCTCCTTCCGTTACGGTCCGGAAATTTGCCGGGCGTTGAATCTGTTGTTCGGCCCGGAGAGCATCGGCCGATCGGCGTTGCCGCCGGAGACGGCGGAGCGCTGGCGACGCGGCTGGAAAATGCATGAGGCGGCCAATCCGGACCGGGCGGGGGAGTTTCAGGCCATTCTGGTTTGTGAAGGCGCCGCCAACGCTTCACCGGTCGGGAATTACGCGGCGGTCATCCTGGCCAAATTGCGGGAGATCGGCTGGTCGGCCGGCGAATTTTCCTGCGGCATCCTGGTTCGCAGCAAGGCCGACGGCATCGAGCTGAAAGAGGCGCTTGTCGAGCGGGAGCCGGCCATGAAGGAACAGGTGATCTGGGAAGGCGATGAGAGCATCGGCAGCGACCGGCTGGTAACGGCCCTGCTGGCTTTGCTGGTCTATCTGCAGCATCCCGGCGACCGTTTGAGCCGGGAGGTGGTGGCGATGAGCCAGCCGGTCCGGCATCTGCTGCCGTCGGGCCCGGAAGCGCTGCAGCGGCTGGCGGCCCGGCTGCACCACAATGGCTTCCAGCCGGTCCTGCGGGAGTGGCTGCAGCAATTGGAGTTGAAAAGCCTGGTCTGGAACGAACCGGAAATCGAGCGTTACGATTACCGGAGCAACGGCAATGTCGAAACGCTGCTGACTGCCGCCGCCGCCTTCGACGGCAGCGGCCAGCCGCCGGACAGTCTGGATTTCCGCGATTTCGTTTCACGCTACAAAATAAGCGACACCGCCCTCGGCAACAAGATTCGGATCATGACCATCCACAACAGCAAGGGACTCGGTTTCGATGTGGTGTTTTACCCGATGGTCAACGGCCGGCATGACAATTTGCGGTCGGTGCCGCTGGACGGTTTCGCGGCCGCGGCGGACGGCCGCTGGCTGCTCTATCAGCCGAGGGAAGAGGGGGGGACGGTGCCGGAAATCCGCCGGGCGCTGGAGCGGCGTCACGCCGATGAATCGTTCGAGGATTTGTGCGTCATGTATGTGGCGATGACCAGGGCGAAGTACGGCATGTACGTGTTGCTGCCGCCGCGTTCCGGCGAAAAAGCCGCCAATTTCCACCCCGGGCTGACGCCGGAAAAAGAGACGAAAAACGGCAAAGCGAAAAAATTTGTCCGGAAGTGGAGCGCCGAATTGAAAAAAGGCTCCTATTATCCGTCGGATTATGTTTTCGAGAGTTTGTTCTTCCCGCAGTATCCGGTGGAAATTCCTCTGTCCTTTCAACCGCTGGGCGGGGTCAGGACGCTGCTTTATGTTTCCGGCCGTCCGTGGTCCCGGCCGGCTGCCGGGACGGAACTGCGGCAGTTGCCGCCGCCGTTGATGGTCGCCGGGGAGAAGCGGCTGCCGCGGCTGCGTCGGACGACGCCGTCGCGGTTGGAGGATTCCGGCACGGAACGGCTCTATTTCGCCTTGCCGGAACCGGGGAAGGGGACCGATTTCGGCAACCGGATCCATCGCTTCTTTGAAAAGATCGAATATCTGGAGGATTTTGTCGTGCCGGCCGATACGCCGCCGGAAGTGCTGGCGCATTTCGATTCCTGCCGCCGCAATCCGGAGGTGGTTGAACTGCTGAGCCGGCAATGGGGCGAGCCCTGGCGGGAACGGACGTTCGAGACGGTCGTTGAAGGCCGCTGGGTCAGCGGCTGCTTTGACCGGGTCGGTTTTCAGTACGACGAACACGGCGCTCTTTGCCGGGCGGTCATCGTCGATTACAAAAGCAACGACTTCCAGTTGGAGGAGTTGCCGGAACTGGCCGCCCATTATCACGGTCAAATGAGCATTTATTGCAGGGTGCTGGCCAAATTGCTGAATTTGCCGGCCGCCGCGATCGGCTGCCGGCTGCTCTTCACCAAATGGGGGCTCGTCCAGCCGGTCCGGTGAGTTTCGTTGCCGGCGGTTTCGACGCTTTCAACGCTGGTCCGGCAAGGCGATCTTCAATGTTTCCCGGCAGGCGGAAGCGGCGATGTCTTTCCAGTTGATCAACTCGAACTGCAGGATGACCGCTTCGGCCGGCCGCAGGCATTCGACCGGCTGGCAGCTCAGAAAATTGATCAGATCAAGCAGCGCCGGATTGTGGCCGACGAGAAACACGGTTTCGGCGCTGGCCGGCAGTGTTTGGAGCAGCATCAGCAGGTCGTTGCCGCTGCCGTTGTAGATCGCGGCTTCCCGGACGATCAATTCCTTGTTAAATTGAAAAGTCTTGGCGACGATTTTTGCCGTCTTTTTCGCCCGCTTGGCCGGGCTGGCGAGGATCAGGTCCGGGTGCAGCGATCTGGCGTGCAGCAAATTGGCGACGATGGCGGCTTCGTCTTTGCCGCCGTCGGTCAGTTTGCGGTCGAAGTCCGAACGGGCGCTTTTTTCGGCGCGGGCGTGACGCTGGATTACCAGGGTTTTCATCATCTGTCTCCTCTTTGAAACTTTTCTTGCGGCATTCTTCAATAAATATAATATGGATTCCGGGGTTGACAAATGAAGAATTTTTAATATTGTGTAAGATTTTCAGGATCGGAAATCACAATATTGAAATTCGGTGGCAATTCGATGGCAGACGCCGAAACGGCAAGCTGCCGGAACCTGGCCGGCCTGATTTGCTTTTCGATTGCCGGGCCGGTATATTAAGCGGATTGACTGTCGGGAAGAATGGAAAGGGATGGCGATGGGATTGCAGACTCGTTTTCAAGCTATTTTTCTGCCGCGCTCCGGCGCTTTGGCTTTTTTTGTCAGTATCCTGATCTGGGGAATCGGCATCGGCTGCTTTGCCGCGACCTTGAACAATTATCTGGTGGAAATCCATTCGGTCGATGAATTTCAGCGCGGCCTGATCGAATTTTTTCGGGAAATTCCCGGTCTGCTGCTGGTGATATTGCTGGCGTTCATGCACCGGATCAGCGACTGGCGAATCATGCGGATCGGCACGCTGATTTCGATGGTCGGCATCAGCGCGCTGCTGATTCCGGTCGACAAAGTGGTCGTGACCCTGCTGATCATGATCTGGAGCACCGGCGAACATCTGGTCATGCCGGTACGCAGTTCGATTGCCATGCAGGTGGCGGCGCCCGGCAAAGCCGGCCAGTCGCTCGGATTCGTCACCGGGGCGATGAACGGCGGCACCGTCGCCGGCAGCATCCTGGTGGCGTTGATCTTCTGGATTGGCGTGCATTGGCTGCATTGGGAACGGGCGGAGCTGTACAACATCGTCTGGGGAATGATTTTTGTTTTGATGCTGATCAGTTTGATCTGTACCTTCACCAGAAACGCCCCCAATTATCCGTCGCACCGGCCCCGGCTCTATTTCAATTGGAAATTCAAAAAATTTTACATGCTGGAACTGTTCTACGGCGCCCGCAAACAGATTTTCCTGACTTTCGCTCCGTATGTGCTGATCATCAATTATCACTTGACGACCGCCGATATGGCGCTGCTGCTGGGCATCTGTGCGGCGATCAATATCTTCGGCAGTCCGTTGATCGGCCGGCTGACCGACCGGATCGGCTACCGCAATGTGATGATTTACGATACGGTCATTTTGTTTTTCGTCTGTTTGGCTTACGGCTATGCCGGCGAGCTCTTCCGTGCCGAAGTGGCCTTCTGGGTGGTGTGCGTCAACTTCATCTTCGATGCGGTGATCAGTACGACGTCGCTGGCGACCAATCTGTACGTGCGGGAAATTGCCGGCAGCCAGGATGAACTCACGTCGACATTGTCGACCGGGATTTCGATCAACCATTTGATTTCGATACTGTCCGCTCCGCTGGGCGGCTGGATCTGGCAGCGTTACGGCGTCGGCGTGCTGTTCAGCTTCGCCGCAGTGATGGCGGTGGCCAATTCGCTGTTTGCCTGGACGCTGCCGAAGCCGGGAACCGCCGAATAATTGCCGGAAAAGTATCCGGTGCGGTTGACAGTCCGGCGTCGGCGTGCTATACTGGAAACATGGTGTCTTCAGGGCCGGGTGCAATTCCCGACCGGCGGTGACAGTCCGCGAACCCGGAGTTTTTCCGGGCCGAACCGGTGAAAGTCCGGTACCGACAGTAAAGTCTGGATGGAAGAAGATCATCGGAATGGCGACGATGGAAGCACGCGGAAGGCTTCCGGGGTCGCCGCACCGTTTTTATGAATTTGCCGACTTGGCCCTGAATACGTTGGTTTTCAAGGTTTGGGTTGAGGTAAAGTTCGAGGTGCGGAAATGTGTTTTGATCCATTGGAAGCGGTGATTGCGGCGTTCGGCGGTGGCGAAGTGGTGATTTTGACCGATGATGCCGGGCGCGAAAACGAAGGGGATTTGATCGTTGCCGGTTGTCATGCGACGCCGGAAGCGGTCAATTGCCTGATTACCCACGGCCGCGGCCTGCTCTGTGTGCCGATGGCGGCTGCCTGGGCGGCCAGGTTGAATTTGGTTGAGCCGGTATCGAAGCACGATCTTTTCAATACGGCGTTTACCCAGAGTGTCGATGTGATCGCCGGCAATACCACCGGCATCTCCGCTTTCGACCGGGCAAGAACGATCAAAGCATTGAGTGATCCGGCCAGTACGCTGGAAGATTTTTACTCGCCGGGTCATGTTTTTCCGTTGATTGCCAGGCCCGGCGGCGTGTTGGAGCGCGACGGTCATACCGAGGGGGTCGTCGAACTGGCGACGCTGGCCGGTTTGCCGCCGGTGGGGGTGCTCTGTGAAATTCTCAATCCGGACGGCTCGATGGCCAGGTTGCCGGATTTGGAACTGCTGAAGCAACGGCTCGGCCTGAAGATGACTTCCATCGCCGATTTGATCGCCTGCCGCCGCCGGCATTCGGAATCGGCTTGAGCGGATAAAAGAACATTTTTTGATAAAAAATCGGGAATTTTTCAGGACAGCTATTGACTTTTTGCCCGGAATATAGTATAACTTAATATTGTAAATACGTATTAGCAGGAGCGATGGCAGGAAGTGATAGGAAGTAAACAAATTACCCAGAAAGAATTGGCCAAGCTGGCGAATGTCTCGCAGAGTGTCATTTCGCTGGTATTGAAT encodes the following:
- the nth gene encoding endonuclease III, producing MTGAQRKRLLQVRERLEAQYGVRECPLEHRSPFQLLVAVVLSAQCKDDRVNLVTKELFRVAPDAERFAELPVEELERLIHSVGLYRAKAANLHAASVKLVREFHGEVPRTMAELTALPGVGRKSANVILGNAFGLPGFPVDTHVKRVLNRLGVVACDVPEKIEAEVNAVVPPEYWKDFSHQLITLGRQICDARKPKCADCFLNDLCPARRTGA
- a CDS encoding PD-(D/E)XK nuclease family protein produces the protein MIAGQATRIALGWDRPWLESAVDRLAELNRCRFPADLGDCWVVMPTAEAGRLLREALALRFADLGGVTSLRVTLPEMLLQPEGAVADSATVLIRWVELLRSLPSGACPNLFKNDLLRRYGREDGWLLGIARQFQQCRLELAGEALNLEEVCRRFDRYCRERPSEGSLDCLARFQELWELERQLLAGFERVAEPAAARLEAIRRPVVPEGVRKVIFIGCPDLPAGVLQAAAHLPVPVEVWIGAPAAELSRFDDWGRPRQEWLAQPLELDCRTRVRRFGRPEEQAAKLADLLANPEYRPSAIGVLDEEVAESLVEKLQYQQPELPVYAPQSRKLSALPWTRLLLDLLALAEDPVRFELIARLARNALVQDFALTVGLVDDWPGVLIRLDQLESEHLLADWAELRDIVQYETARTAPPPALAELADWLERLAVWRRRLRQTPDLLRNAFEILAEIGRNNSYAELDLELSAVELAQLQRLVVEAANAARERPQMAKTLLTDECNHTEISIRADVEAAIDLVGFLELPWRPDRELVVAGFNEENFHYRRASDALLPERTRELLGMTTDKMRYAADVFRLKALLESRRLTILYGKASLNGDVLRPGRLLMQCGPALLPDRIRLLFSGALDESPVQPVRLAGAGGFPPYMPRRVGLLNRHLSVTAFQSYLNCPFQFYLNNVLRIRELNDRSIELDHMQFGNLLHEVLRRLGDGLEPSGDPAVVDAFCQRELEKVVRHRLNGGRRGIVRLQCGIMAQNLHYFAAVQAQEYDAGWRIRAVELPFSFRWDQLYSRVFPAAGKSAWRSAITLDGRLDRLDWRRSEQGIEEWRLIDYKTGSAGSSPAEKHVISAAAAWGDEEKEARYAFEKSSGSRSAAGYWADLQLPLYLLIAKYILADEFAMAPDAVFSAAYFNLPLAFTDTRLAVFDELERPEVLQNAVRCADWVLRRIFVEAVFWPPRQLNGRFDRRCELIGSTSEADYIALEQIPWHPEEAADEPAL
- a CDS encoding exodeoxyribonuclease V subunit beta, with the translated sequence MNQPFKEFRSLAIDASAGCGKTEMLGVRLVGMLLADPEQLPSIVTMTFTRAAAAEILERLLELLYGAALDEKRLLQLKRQLAAMDGGASRDELTAEMARLLLQKVVGALNELKISTLDSFMAGIVQVFPMELGLPGEVSMLSEAESRSIQEQLLRRLFNDEVDLDSDDDFIELCKEASFGNEDKVIFASCNELVGRTMKFFGRRDEDSVWRHWSRFEPTSAEALEQAWRTCRDFADWPPRYFGGPLEAALLACRRAGRETKFSRETKTVMRAFFRVWDDFLTGGAKPEGFAQKYLYPPELRQAIEALFGHGRDILLYQAGRRTEGMQKLLQRYTRLYRREVLEKGRMAFEDLPRLLTDDGNEWRYDIDYRLNARLKHYLVDEFQDTSREQWQVLQSIIDDVHDGEHSLFLVGDVKQAIYGWRSGDSRLMNEVIAALQLEQDELRRSFRYGPEICRALNLLFGPESIGRSALPPETAERWRRGWKMHEAANPDRAGEFQAILVCEGAANASPVGNYAAVILAKLREIGWSAGEFSCGILVRSKADGIELKEALVEREPAMKEQVIWEGDESIGSDRLVTALLALLVYLQHPGDRLSREVVAMSQPVRHLLPSGPEALQRLAARLHHNGFQPVLREWLQQLELKSLVWNEPEIERYDYRSNGNVETLLTAAAAFDGSGQPPDSLDFRDFVSRYKISDTALGNKIRIMTIHNSKGLGFDVVFYPMVNGRHDNLRSVPLDGFAAAADGRWLLYQPREEGGTVPEIRRALERRHADESFEDLCVMYVAMTRAKYGMYVLLPPRSGEKAANFHPGLTPEKETKNGKAKKFVRKWSAELKKGSYYPSDYVFESLFFPQYPVEIPLSFQPLGGVRTLLYVSGRPWSRPAAGTELRQLPPPLMVAGEKRLPRLRRTTPSRLEDSGTERLYFALPEPGKGTDFGNRIHRFFEKIEYLEDFVVPADTPPEVLAHFDSCRRNPEVVELLSRQWGEPWRERTFETVVEGRWVSGCFDRVGFQYDEHGALCRAVIVDYKSNDFQLEELPELAAHYHGQMSIYCRVLAKLLNLPAAAIGCRLLFTKWGLVQPVR
- a CDS encoding histidine phosphatase family protein; this translates as MMKTLVIQRHARAEKSARSDFDRKLTDGGKDEAAIVANLLHARSLHPDLILASPAKRAKKTAKIVAKTFQFNKELIVREAAIYNGSGNDLLMLLQTLPASAETVFLVGHNPALLDLINFLSCQPVECLRPAEAVILQFELINWKDIAASACRETLKIALPDQR
- a CDS encoding MFS transporter; the protein is MGLQTRFQAIFLPRSGALAFFVSILIWGIGIGCFAATLNNYLVEIHSVDEFQRGLIEFFREIPGLLLVILLAFMHRISDWRIMRIGTLISMVGISALLIPVDKVVVTLLIMIWSTGEHLVMPVRSSIAMQVAAPGKAGQSLGFVTGAMNGGTVAGSILVALIFWIGVHWLHWERAELYNIVWGMIFVLMLISLICTFTRNAPNYPSHRPRLYFNWKFKKFYMLELFYGARKQIFLTFAPYVLIINYHLTTADMALLLGICAAINIFGSPLIGRLTDRIGYRNVMIYDTVILFFVCLAYGYAGELFRAEVAFWVVCVNFIFDAVISTTSLATNLYVREIAGSQDELTSTLSTGISINHLISILSAPLGGWIWQRYGVGVLFSFAAVMAVANSLFAWTLPKPGTAE
- the ribB gene encoding 3,4-dihydroxy-2-butanone-4-phosphate synthase, giving the protein MCFDPLEAVIAAFGGGEVVILTDDAGRENEGDLIVAGCHATPEAVNCLITHGRGLLCVPMAAAWAARLNLVEPVSKHDLFNTAFTQSVDVIAGNTTGISAFDRARTIKALSDPASTLEDFYSPGHVFPLIARPGGVLERDGHTEGVVELATLAGLPPVGVLCEILNPDGSMARLPDLELLKQRLGLKMTSIADLIACRRRHSESA